The Bosea sp. F3-2 genome window below encodes:
- a CDS encoding TetR/AcrR family transcriptional regulator has product MAWINAREFGVSGNRRSQKERSTETSTRLLTAAIDLLHDRGLARTSTPEIARRAGVSRGALTHHFPSREAIISASVADLLSRTARDLHRFAEEFIARGGSSDEIVDYIWRMMDDRLFYVTMEFLPEARHNDEFRAQLIPTVREFHAGLDAIWTALAVRAGTDPDHTRTVMNATMCLVRGMISQTVLRPNDPTYYDGMLQFWKGQVRQQFPIKPVMAGKHRAAS; this is encoded by the coding sequence ATGGCTTGGATCAATGCCAGAGAGTTTGGCGTGAGCGGCAATAGGCGATCACAGAAAGAACGTAGTACGGAGACTTCAACGCGGTTGCTGACGGCGGCGATCGACCTTCTTCACGATCGCGGCCTTGCCCGCACCTCAACACCGGAAATCGCGCGTCGAGCAGGGGTCTCGCGCGGCGCGTTAACGCATCACTTCCCCAGCCGCGAGGCGATCATCAGCGCCTCCGTCGCCGATCTGCTCAGCAGGACCGCGCGAGACCTGCATCGCTTCGCCGAAGAGTTCATCGCGCGCGGCGGCTCAAGCGACGAGATTGTCGACTACATCTGGCGGATGATGGACGACCGCCTTTTCTACGTCACGATGGAATTCTTGCCCGAGGCGCGCCACAACGACGAGTTCCGGGCGCAGCTCATCCCGACTGTTCGCGAGTTCCATGCCGGTCTGGACGCGATCTGGACGGCGCTCGCCGTCCGCGCCGGAACTGACCCCGACCATACGCGCACGGTGATGAACGCAACTATGTGCCTCGTGCGCGGCATGATCAGCCAGACGGTGCTGCGGCCGAACGATCCAACCTACTACGACGGCATGCTTCAGTTCTGGAAGGGGCAGGTGCGCCAGCAGTTTCCGATCAAGCCCGTTATGGCCGGGAAACACAGGGCGGCGTCTTGA
- a CDS encoding ABC transporter ATP-binding protein, whose product MSAALTIGGLKLSFYGVHVLRGVDFAVPEGSFTGLIGPNGAGKSTLFNAVSGLYRPDAGSVRLRDVETAGLPPEKLVAAGLVRSFQLARGFPKLSVFQHLMLYGAAQPGEHLLAGLFGSQQARQREAALAERAFGIARRLKLDHVLDNPVTALSGGQKKLVEIGRALMAEPTILLLDEPMAGVNPSLTEQIAEHLVALNRGGLTICLIEHDMGLIRRLCAPVIVMAEGRTLTQGSFEEVASDTRVQEAYLGRRH is encoded by the coding sequence TTGAGCGCAGCGCTGACGATCGGGGGGCTGAAGCTCTCCTTCTACGGCGTGCATGTGCTGCGCGGTGTTGATTTTGCCGTTCCCGAAGGGTCGTTCACCGGGCTGATCGGCCCGAACGGGGCGGGAAAATCCACCCTCTTCAACGCGGTGTCGGGGCTGTACAGGCCGGATGCCGGCTCGGTTCGGCTGCGGGATGTCGAAACGGCCGGGCTGCCGCCCGAAAAGCTGGTCGCGGCCGGGCTTGTCCGCTCCTTCCAGCTCGCACGCGGCTTCCCCAAGCTCAGCGTCTTCCAGCACCTGATGCTGTACGGCGCGGCGCAGCCCGGAGAACACCTGCTGGCGGGGCTGTTCGGCTCGCAGCAGGCGCGGCAGCGGGAAGCGGCGCTGGCCGAGCGCGCCTTCGGCATCGCCCGCAGGCTGAAGCTCGACCATGTGCTCGACAATCCCGTAACGGCCCTGTCCGGCGGGCAGAAGAAGCTCGTCGAGATCGGTCGGGCGCTGATGGCCGAGCCGACGATCCTGCTGCTCGACGAACCGATGGCCGGTGTCAATCCGAGCCTGACCGAGCAGATCGCGGAGCATCTCGTCGCCCTCAATCGCGGGGGGCTGACCATCTGCCTGATCGAGCACGACATGGGGCTGATCCGCCGGCTCTGTGCGCCGGTCATCGTGATGGCCGAAGGCCGGACGCTGACGCAAGGCAGCTTCGAGGAGGTTGCCTCCGACACGCGCGTGCAGGAAGCCTATCTCGGGAGGCGGCATTGA
- a CDS encoding ABC transporter ATP-binding protein produces MNAAVGAVLQATGIVAGYGAAEQILKGTSLHVAPGEIVSIIGPNGAGKSTLLKTLAGLVPAREGEIHLGGRDVTRADALGRSRAGIGFVPQERNVFGAMTVSDNLEISGFQNPGEVGRRSEEMYARYPMLAEKRKALARTLSGGQRQILAMAMGLMNVPSLLLLDEPTAGLSPKAADELFEAIVALNRGGLPILMVEQHALEALEISTRGYVLVSGRNSREGAGPALASDPDIRKLFLGG; encoded by the coding sequence TTGAACGCGGCGGTCGGCGCGGTTCTTCAGGCTACAGGCATCGTTGCCGGCTATGGCGCGGCGGAGCAGATCCTGAAGGGCACGTCGCTTCATGTCGCGCCGGGCGAGATCGTCTCGATCATCGGCCCGAACGGAGCCGGCAAGTCGACGCTGCTGAAGACGCTTGCCGGTCTCGTCCCGGCGCGGGAAGGCGAGATCCATCTCGGCGGGCGCGACGTGACGCGGGCCGACGCGCTTGGCCGTTCGCGCGCCGGCATCGGCTTCGTGCCGCAGGAGCGCAATGTCTTCGGCGCCATGACGGTCTCCGACAATCTCGAAATCAGCGGCTTTCAGAATCCAGGCGAGGTCGGGCGGCGCAGCGAGGAGATGTATGCGCGCTATCCGATGCTGGCGGAGAAGCGCAAGGCGCTGGCGCGCACGCTCTCAGGCGGTCAGCGGCAGATCCTGGCCATGGCGATGGGGCTGATGAACGTGCCCTCGCTGCTGCTACTCGACGAGCCGACGGCCGGGCTATCGCCGAAGGCGGCCGACGAGCTGTTCGAAGCGATCGTCGCGCTCAATCGCGGCGGCCTTCCGATCCTGATGGTCGAGCAGCATGCGCTGGAAGCCCTCGAGATCTCCACGCGCGGCTATGTGCTCGTCTCCGGTCGCAACAGCCGTGAGGGAGCAGGGCCAGCGCTCGCCAGCGACCCGGATATCCGCAAGCTCTTTCTCGGCGGATAG
- a CDS encoding ABC transporter substrate-binding protein translates to MTPFSIDRRRLLAGSAAVAGISVLPSRARAQAGPIRIGTLTPLTGSGGPYGPVMVKAVKAVVDEVNAAGGVLGRKVELISEDDQTNPEAGVRAARKLIDVDKVSAILGTWASSVTTAVAPLCWESKTFLATVSGADAITQLPHQGYLIRTQPNTTLQGKKFGEFCVAEKAKRVFFLSPQTPFAKSQFDNITAAVKAAGGETGSLIYDDKKPSYRTEIDEALRFKPDAIIFGGYTPDTAVMLKDVYRAGFNGLKVAFAYSVNQKLIESVPAEVVDKTFTIAPSPAEGSKAYEKLVKLIGVASPDPYTTQIYDQISLVLMAIAFAGDSSGAAIKETVRKVSQAQGGVKVDNAIDGLKAIAAKQPVDYDGASGPCDIDAIGDIIDSKFRYEQVQGGKLVLVKIA, encoded by the coding sequence ATGACGCCATTCAGCATCGATCGCCGCCGCCTTCTTGCCGGCAGCGCCGCGGTTGCGGGCATTTCCGTGCTTCCGAGCCGCGCCCGCGCGCAGGCCGGCCCGATCCGGATCGGCACCTTGACGCCGCTCACCGGCTCGGGCGGTCCGTACGGTCCCGTTATGGTCAAGGCCGTGAAAGCCGTGGTCGACGAGGTGAACGCGGCGGGAGGCGTGCTTGGCCGCAAGGTCGAGCTGATCTCGGAAGACGACCAGACCAATCCGGAAGCCGGCGTGCGCGCCGCGCGCAAGCTGATTGATGTCGACAAGGTTTCGGCGATCCTCGGCACCTGGGCCTCTTCGGTCACCACCGCGGTGGCGCCGCTCTGTTGGGAATCGAAGACCTTCCTCGCCACCGTCTCGGGTGCCGACGCCATCACCCAGCTTCCCCATCAGGGCTATCTGATCCGCACCCAGCCGAACACGACGCTGCAGGGCAAGAAGTTCGGCGAGTTCTGCGTGGCCGAGAAGGCGAAGCGCGTCTTCTTCCTCTCGCCGCAGACGCCCTTCGCCAAGAGCCAGTTCGACAACATCACGGCAGCGGTGAAGGCGGCCGGCGGCGAGACCGGCTCGCTGATCTATGACGACAAGAAGCCGTCCTACCGCACCGAGATCGATGAGGCGCTGCGCTTCAAGCCCGACGCGATCATCTTCGGTGGCTATACGCCGGACACCGCGGTGATGTTGAAGGATGTCTATCGGGCGGGCTTCAACGGGCTGAAGGTCGCCTTCGCCTATTCGGTCAACCAGAAGCTGATCGAGAGCGTGCCGGCCGAAGTGGTGGACAAGACCTTCACGATCGCGCCGTCGCCGGCCGAGGGCTCGAAGGCCTATGAAAAGCTGGTGAAGCTGATCGGCGTCGCTTCGCCCGATCCCTACACCACACAGATCTACGACCAGATCAGCCTCGTGCTGATGGCCATCGCCTTCGCCGGCGACAGCTCGGGTGCGGCGATCAAGGAAACGGTCCGAAAGGTCAGCCAGGCGCAGGGCGGCGTGAAGGTCGACAATGCCATCGACGGGCTGAAGGCCATCGCTGCCAAGCAGCCGGTCGATTACGACGGCGCGAGCGGCCCCTGCGACATCGACGCGATCGGCGACATCATCGACTCGAAGTTCCGCTACGAGCAGGTGCAGGGCGGCAAGCTCGTCCTGGTGAAGATCGCGTGA
- a CDS encoding branched-chain amino acid ABC transporter permease produces MTLLLQALLNGVMTGALIAVPAIGFSAIFAVLRYPNFAIAAYATIGAFAAWWANAQLGLPIVAALVVAFAVTGVVGVAAEETALKRLRGNGALIVAIASIALNLVLENIVRFVFGNEMRGYDLPIARDLRFGELRIGPQQLQSLLLSVIIMAAMFLFLRYTRFGKAMRAVADNPDLARLKGIDPARIAIVTLFLGAGLTGVGGVLIGLDTSIDPLTGYRVLLSVFAAAVLGGLGSIPGAVVGALMLGIAEELALLAVPATYRTAIGFVAILLMLTFRPRGILGERAA; encoded by the coding sequence GTGACCCTGCTCCTGCAGGCGCTGCTCAACGGAGTGATGACCGGGGCGCTGATCGCCGTCCCAGCCATCGGCTTCTCGGCCATCTTCGCTGTGCTGCGCTATCCGAACTTCGCCATCGCCGCCTATGCGACGATCGGCGCCTTCGCCGCCTGGTGGGCGAATGCCCAGCTCGGCCTGCCGATTGTGGCGGCACTCGTCGTCGCTTTTGCGGTGACGGGTGTGGTCGGCGTCGCGGCGGAGGAGACGGCGCTGAAGCGCCTGCGCGGCAACGGGGCGCTGATCGTCGCCATCGCCTCGATCGCGCTTAATCTCGTGCTGGAAAACATCGTCCGCTTCGTCTTTGGCAACGAGATGCGCGGCTACGACCTGCCGATCGCACGGGACCTGCGCTTCGGCGAGCTGCGCATCGGCCCGCAGCAGCTGCAGAGCCTGCTGCTGTCCGTCATCATCATGGCCGCGATGTTTCTGTTCCTGCGCTACACCCGCTTCGGCAAGGCGATGCGCGCAGTGGCCGACAACCCCGATCTCGCGAGGCTCAAAGGCATCGACCCGGCGCGGATCGCCATCGTCACGCTGTTCCTGGGCGCCGGGCTGACCGGCGTCGGCGGCGTGCTGATCGGGCTCGACACCTCGATCGACCCGCTCACCGGCTACCGCGTCCTGCTCTCGGTCTTCGCCGCGGCGGTCCTGGGCGGTCTCGGGTCCATTCCCGGCGCGGTCGTCGGCGCATTGATGCTCGGCATCGCCGAGGAACTCGCGCTGCTGGCGGTGCCTGCGACCTATCGCACGGCGATCGGCTTCGTCGCGATCCTGCTGATGCTGACCTTCCGGCCGCGCGGCATCCTCGGTGAGAGGGCTGCCTGA
- a CDS encoding branched-chain amino acid ABC transporter permease yields the protein MLSYVIFTLTLCAIYGLLGLSLNLIWGGAGLVNLGLAGFFALGAYASALATGAGAPVLIGWGAALVVGAAVGLLVTFATLRLRDDYLAIVTLGFAEVIRLVALNERWLTKGSDGISGIRAPLKAELGTQNFALFYLGLVTLVLLVVWALLRRLDLSPYGRALKAIREDQQLAAFAGKPVLRFKLQAFALSAAIAALAGALYAHFQSYISPDHFQPLITIYIFLAVTAGGVGRPSGAVLGAYAVVIFLEATRFMTEWVPGLQPVQLAAMREMLIGLALILVLHLKPQGILPEKVPKAPAPSSAA from the coding sequence ATGCTGTCCTATGTCATCTTCACGCTGACGCTCTGCGCCATCTACGGCCTGCTGGGCTTAAGTCTCAACCTGATCTGGGGCGGGGCCGGGCTGGTCAATCTCGGCCTTGCCGGCTTCTTCGCGCTCGGCGCCTATGCTTCGGCCCTGGCGACGGGGGCGGGAGCGCCCGTTCTGATCGGATGGGGCGCGGCGCTCGTCGTCGGCGCGGCTGTCGGGCTTCTCGTGACCTTCGCGACGCTGCGGTTGCGCGACGATTACCTCGCCATCGTGACCCTGGGATTTGCCGAAGTGATCCGGCTGGTCGCGCTCAACGAACGCTGGCTCACAAAGGGCTCGGACGGCATTTCCGGCATTCGCGCACCGCTCAAGGCCGAACTCGGCACGCAGAATTTCGCGCTGTTCTATCTCGGGCTCGTCACCTTGGTGCTCCTGGTCGTCTGGGCGCTGCTGCGGCGGCTCGATCTTTCGCCCTATGGGCGCGCCTTGAAGGCGATCCGCGAGGACCAGCAGCTCGCCGCCTTCGCGGGCAAGCCGGTGCTGCGCTTCAAGCTGCAGGCCTTCGCGCTCTCGGCCGCGATCGCGGCGCTGGCCGGCGCGCTCTACGCCCATTTCCAGTCCTACATCTCGCCGGATCACTTCCAGCCGCTGATCACGATCTACATTTTCCTCGCGGTGACGGCGGGTGGCGTCGGCCGGCCGAGCGGGGCGGTGCTTGGCGCCTATGCCGTCGTGATCTTCCTGGAGGCGACGCGCTTCATGACGGAGTGGGTGCCCGGTCTGCAGCCGGTTCAGCTTGCCGCCATGCGCGAGATGCTGATCGGGCTGGCGCTCATCCTAGTGCTGCATCTGAAGCCGCAGGGCATCCTGCCCGAGAAAGTCCCCAAGGCGCCGGCCCCGTCCAGCGCTGCCTGA
- a CDS encoding GAF domain-containing protein, which translates to MSDDLATLTALIEKPGQPETLFKAFEEATQRLIGHQLFTLLYVDGQEVARIYSNRPGEYPLSGRKTMGPTPWGKHVLEERKPYLGKDKAGIRWAFFDHELIESMGLGSVINIPAIYDGKVVGTINLLAPEHHYREEHVAPVARLAPVLVPAFLAARAAAGAA; encoded by the coding sequence ATGTCCGACGATCTCGCCACGCTGACGGCGCTCATCGAGAAGCCCGGTCAACCCGAGACGCTGTTCAAGGCCTTCGAGGAGGCGACGCAGCGCCTCATCGGCCATCAGCTCTTCACGCTGCTCTATGTCGATGGGCAGGAGGTTGCGCGGATCTACTCCAACCGCCCGGGCGAATACCCGCTCTCCGGCCGCAAGACGATGGGGCCGACGCCCTGGGGAAAACATGTGCTCGAAGAGCGCAAGCCCTATCTCGGCAAAGACAAGGCCGGGATCCGATGGGCCTTCTTCGATCATGAGCTGATCGAAAGCATGGGGCTCGGCTCTGTCATCAACATTCCGGCGATCTATGACGGCAAGGTGGTCGGCACCATCAACCTGCTCGCGCCCGAGCACCATTACCGCGAGGAGCATGTCGCCCCGGTCGCGCGGCTGGCGCCGGTGCTGGTGCCTGCCTTCCTCGCCGCTCGCGCCGCCGCTGGCGCGGCCTGA
- a CDS encoding amidohydrolase family protein, which translates to MAATLFTNARIVDGTAPEPAEPVSVLVEGGTIREVGKAVTSAKAKTVDLKGRTLMPGLIDAHVHVVAGIADLGANARLPASLVTARSFVIMREMLLRGFTTVRDVGGADFGLKQATEEGHFPTPRLVISGKALSQTGGHADFRGRYDDRPSVTERHRLGALGRICDGVPDVRRAAREELKGGADFIKIMANGGCASPTDPIHFLGYSVSELEAIVEEARMAGTYVSAHVYTDEAIRRCVEAGVHSLEHCNLIQPETAKLAATKGAVAVPTLVTYDKLVSDGPKLGFPSDSVAKVDVVRSAGMDSLCIMQEAGLAMAYGSDLLGEMHRYQSEEFVIRGRALPAQEVIASATFIAARLLKLEGKIGTVAPGAHADLVVVDGDPLQDLSLLTRQGRHMPLIMKGGDFIKRTSLN; encoded by the coding sequence ATGGCCGCAACCCTCTTCACCAATGCCCGTATCGTCGACGGCACTGCACCCGAGCCGGCTGAGCCGGTCAGCGTCCTCGTCGAGGGCGGAACGATCCGCGAGGTCGGCAAGGCGGTGACGTCCGCCAAGGCGAAGACCGTCGATCTCAAGGGCCGCACCCTGATGCCGGGGCTGATCGACGCGCATGTGCATGTCGTCGCCGGCATCGCCGATCTGGGCGCCAATGCGCGCCTGCCGGCCTCGCTCGTGACCGCGCGCTCTTTCGTGATCATGCGCGAGATGCTGCTGCGCGGTTTTACAACGGTTCGCGATGTCGGTGGCGCCGATTTCGGCCTGAAGCAGGCGACGGAGGAGGGGCACTTCCCGACGCCGCGCCTTGTCATCTCCGGCAAGGCGCTGAGTCAGACCGGCGGGCACGCCGATTTTCGCGGCCGCTATGACGACCGGCCGAGCGTGACCGAACGCCATCGCCTGGGTGCGCTCGGGCGCATCTGCGACGGCGTGCCCGATGTTCGCCGTGCGGCGCGCGAGGAGCTGAAGGGCGGCGCCGACTTCATCAAGATCATGGCCAATGGCGGCTGCGCCTCGCCCACCGATCCGATCCATTTCCTCGGCTATTCGGTCAGCGAACTCGAAGCCATCGTCGAAGAGGCCCGGATGGCGGGAACTTATGTCTCCGCCCATGTCTATACCGACGAGGCGATCCGCCGCTGCGTCGAGGCCGGCGTGCACTCGCTGGAGCACTGCAACCTGATCCAGCCCGAGACGGCCAAGCTTGCAGCAACGAAGGGCGCCGTCGCGGTGCCGACGCTTGTGACCTATGACAAGCTGGTCTCCGACGGGCCGAAGCTCGGCTTCCCGTCGGATTCGGTCGCGAAGGTTGACGTCGTGCGCTCGGCCGGCATGGACTCGCTCTGCATCATGCAGGAAGCGGGTCTCGCCATGGCCTATGGCAGCGACCTGCTTGGCGAGATGCATCGCTACCAGTCGGAGGAGTTCGTCATTCGCGGCCGAGCCTTGCCGGCACAGGAGGTGATCGCGTCCGCGACCTTCATTGCGGCCAGGCTTCTGAAGCTCGAAGGCAAGATCGGGACGGTGGCGCCGGGCGCTCATGCCGACCTCGTCGTCGTCGATGGCGATCCGCTGCAGGACCTCTCGCTCCTCACGCGTCAGGGGCGGCACATGCCGCTGATCATGAAGGGCGGCGATTTCATCAAGCGGACGAGCCTGAACTGA
- a CDS encoding amidohydrolase family protein: MTALHFKNFALLEPEFGELRRGYELLVEGDTIRELSDKPIKSAKADVIDCGGRTLMPGLIDSHVHVFLSEVYIRSMESMPLTLMTARAVRLMKGMLDRGFTSVRDTGGADWGIKEAVEKGDVAGPRLFIAGAAIGPTGGHSDPRRRTDFGGRCHCCNAMAYTMNVSDGVSSVRKSAREQMRLGADHIKIMMSGGVASPYDPLDSMQFSVDEVKAAVEEAEAFGRYVCAHAYTPEAITRAAECGVRAIEHGNLIDDASAKLMAQNGMFLTANLVAYYAMKERAAEFGMTGDMLAKNDLVIDGGLRSLEICKRAGVPVAFGSDLLGQLQVEQSREFLLRQEVLSPIEIIRSATTVGAQILRMEGKLGTLKAGAYADFILVDGDPLKDFSLFQEQGRHLAAIVKGGIFYKNTLH; the protein is encoded by the coding sequence ATGACGGCGCTGCATTTCAAGAACTTCGCCCTGCTCGAACCGGAATTCGGCGAGCTGCGGCGCGGCTACGAGCTCCTTGTCGAGGGCGACACGATCCGCGAACTGTCCGACAAGCCGATCAAATCCGCGAAGGCCGACGTGATCGATTGCGGCGGGCGTACGCTGATGCCCGGCCTCATCGACAGCCACGTCCATGTCTTTCTCTCCGAGGTCTATATCCGCAGCATGGAAAGCATGCCGTTGACGCTGATGACGGCGCGCGCCGTCCGGCTGATGAAGGGCATGCTCGATCGCGGCTTTACCAGCGTGCGCGACACTGGCGGCGCCGATTGGGGCATCAAGGAAGCGGTCGAGAAGGGCGATGTCGCCGGTCCGCGACTCTTCATAGCGGGCGCGGCGATCGGCCCGACCGGCGGCCATAGCGACCCGCGTCGGCGCACCGATTTCGGCGGGCGCTGCCATTGCTGCAACGCCATGGCCTATACGATGAACGTGTCGGACGGCGTGTCGTCCGTGCGCAAATCGGCCCGCGAGCAGATGCGGCTCGGCGCCGACCACATCAAGATCATGATGTCGGGTGGTGTCGCCAGCCCCTACGACCCGCTGGATTCGATGCAGTTCAGCGTCGATGAGGTGAAGGCGGCGGTGGAGGAGGCCGAGGCCTTCGGCCGCTATGTCTGCGCCCATGCCTATACGCCGGAAGCGATCACGCGGGCGGCGGAATGCGGCGTACGCGCGATCGAGCACGGCAATCTGATCGACGACGCCTCGGCGAAGCTGATGGCGCAGAACGGCATGTTCCTGACTGCCAACCTCGTCGCCTATTACGCGATGAAGGAGCGCGCCGCCGAATTCGGCATGACCGGCGACATGCTGGCCAAGAACGACCTCGTCATCGATGGAGGCCTGCGCTCGCTGGAGATCTGCAAGCGTGCCGGCGTGCCGGTCGCCTTCGGCTCGGACCTGCTCGGTCAGCTCCAGGTCGAACAGTCACGCGAGTTCCTGCTGCGGCAGGAAGTGCTCTCGCCAATCGAGATCATCCGCTCGGCGACGACGGTCGGCGCCCAAATCCTGCGCATGGAGGGCAAGCTCGGCACGTTGAAGGCCGGCGCTTATGCCGACTTCATCCTCGTCGACGGCGACCCGCTCAAGGATTTCAGCCTGTTTCAGGAGCAGGGGAGGCACCTGGCCGCGATCGTCAAGGGTGGGATCTTTTACAAGAACACGCTGCACTGA
- a CDS encoding ABC transporter permease, which produces MTGSGSLKLGRYALNGAAALALGFILLPLIFVTWLAFFRQEIPSFPPEGYSLQWFAAAANNKPFIDGFILSLEVAVASTLFGLALGVPASLALVRHRIPLGPGVSTLLLLPLVMPGIVLGTATYVFQIEVEIATEIPVMGSLGGLIAAHTLVVVPWVVRLVTASLAGFDRSIEEAAQNLGAGPFTTFWRVTLPSIRPGLVAAALFGFVTSFGNLEMSLFLVGPGRTTLPIAILQYLEWKIDPTVAAASLIQIVLIGAAMLVTDRYVKLSRVV; this is translated from the coding sequence GTGACGGGAAGCGGCTCGCTGAAGTTGGGTCGCTATGCGCTCAACGGCGCGGCCGCGCTCGCGCTCGGCTTCATCCTGCTGCCGCTCATCTTCGTCACCTGGCTCGCCTTCTTCAGGCAGGAGATCCCCTCCTTTCCGCCGGAGGGATATTCGCTACAGTGGTTCGCGGCCGCAGCGAACAACAAGCCCTTCATCGACGGCTTCATCCTCAGCCTCGAGGTCGCGGTCGCTTCAACGCTGTTCGGGCTCGCGCTCGGCGTGCCGGCGAGCCTCGCCCTCGTTCGGCATCGCATTCCGCTCGGGCCGGGCGTCTCAACCTTGCTGCTGCTGCCGCTGGTGATGCCGGGCATCGTGCTCGGCACCGCGACCTATGTCTTTCAGATCGAGGTCGAGATCGCGACTGAGATCCCGGTCATGGGCTCGCTTGGGGGGCTGATTGCGGCGCATACGCTCGTCGTCGTCCCCTGGGTGGTCCGGCTGGTAACGGCAAGCCTCGCAGGCTTCGATCGCTCGATCGAGGAGGCGGCACAAAATCTGGGCGCCGGACCGTTCACGACCTTCTGGCGCGTGACGCTGCCGAGCATCCGGCCAGGCCTCGTCGCAGCCGCGCTGTTCGGCTTCGTCACCTCTTTCGGCAATCTCGAGATGAGCCTTTTCCTGGTCGGGCCAGGTCGCACGACGCTGCCGATCGCGATCCTGCAATATCTCGAATGGAAGATCGATCCGACCGTGGCGGCGGCCTCGCTGATCCAGATCGTCCTGATCGGCGCGGCGATGCTCGTGACCGACCGTTATGTCAAACTGAGCCGGGTGGTGTGA
- a CDS encoding ABC transporter ATP-binding protein, translating to MARLSISHLKKRYGDLTVVDNVNIAVADGEFLVLLGPSGCGKTTTLRMVAGFIPPSAGQITIGERDVTHLPPWKRHCGLVFQSYALFPHMSVAQNVAFGLEMHKVPAAERGPRVAEALRLVQLGGFDERYPRQLSGGQQQRVALARALAMEPQVLLLDEPLSNLDAKLRLEVRVEIRELQRKLGLTTIMVTHDQEEALTMADRLVVMDRGKVRQIGTQRELYEKPADRFVAGFIGRSAFLDGEVTAPGRFRTAGGREIACAAAGASGPATLALRPERIAIGSEADGLPNRFATQIVHASYLGAQLDVQVALDGQERMLLQIPNRPGLSEPRPGETITIGWAEDAGLVYPREA from the coding sequence ATGGCACGCCTCTCGATCTCGCATCTCAAGAAGCGCTATGGCGACCTGACGGTCGTCGACAACGTCAACATCGCCGTGGCCGACGGCGAATTCCTCGTCCTGCTCGGACCGTCAGGCTGCGGCAAGACCACGACCTTGCGCATGGTCGCGGGCTTCATTCCGCCGAGCGCCGGGCAGATCACCATCGGCGAGCGCGACGTCACGCATCTTCCACCCTGGAAGCGGCATTGCGGCCTCGTCTTCCAGAGCTACGCGCTCTTTCCGCATATGAGCGTGGCGCAGAACGTCGCCTTCGGGCTGGAGATGCACAAGGTGCCGGCGGCCGAACGCGGCCCGCGTGTCGCGGAGGCGTTGCGGCTGGTTCAGCTCGGCGGCTTCGACGAGCGCTATCCGCGCCAGCTTTCCGGCGGCCAGCAGCAGCGCGTGGCGCTGGCGCGCGCGCTCGCCATGGAGCCGCAGGTCCTGCTGCTCGACGAGCCGCTATCCAATCTCGATGCGAAGCTGCGGCTGGAAGTGCGCGTCGAGATCCGCGAATTGCAGCGCAAGCTCGGCCTCACCACGATCATGGTGACGCATGACCAGGAGGAGGCGCTGACCATGGCCGATCGCCTCGTGGTGATGGACCGCGGCAAGGTCCGCCAGATCGGCACGCAGCGCGAGCTCTACGAGAAGCCGGCCGACCGCTTCGTCGCAGGCTTCATTGGCCGCAGCGCCTTTCTCGACGGCGAGGTGACGGCGCCGGGCCGCTTCCGCACGGCAGGCGGGCGCGAGATCGCCTGCGCCGCTGCAGGCGCTAGCGGGCCGGCCACGCTTGCGCTGAGGCCCGAGCGCATTGCGATCGGCAGCGAGGCGGACGGGTTGCCTAACCGCTTCGCGACGCAGATCGTGCATGCCTCCTATCTCGGCGCGCAGCTCGACGTTCAGGTCGCGCTCGACGGGCAGGAGCGCATGCTGCTGCAGATTCCGAACCGACCGGGCCTGTCCGAGCCGCGACCTGGCGAAACGATCACGATAGGCTGGGCCGAAGATGCCGGGCTCGTTTATCCGCGCGAGGCATGA